The Candidatus Hinthialibacter antarcticus nucleotide sequence TACGTTGTCATATCCTGGCTATAACTCGGTTGGAGGGATACTCAATCGAGATCACAATCAAAATATTTTTATTATGATTCCCGAAGGCGCGTTATTTGTCGAAGTGATCGACAATGCCAACCGGCCGGTCTTATTCGCACAGATTGAAATCAAGAGTAATAGCGGCTTTTGGAGCAAAAGCGTCACTGCGGATATTCGCGGGCGCTACTTCGAACCTAACCCGCCCGATGCGGGACTTACTATCAGCGCATCCTATCAGGGATACACAGACGAAGGCCAAGCGACAAAGATTGTCGAGCCGCCATTCTTAGAAAAAATATCTCTTCAATTAAACCGCCCCTATTTTTCCATCTCCGGCCGAGTGGTAGATCGCGATACCCAAAAAGGCGTTGAATGGGTGAGTCTGACTGCCACGAGCAAGAGTGTTATTCGCCAAGAGTTTGTGTCAACCGACAAAAATGGTTACTACGAGTTTCCCGATTTGCTCCCATCTAGTTACACAATTGAACTGGCGCCAAAAGATGATAGTTTTCATGTTGTCCCCGAACAGAGGTCTCGCGTTGTGCGCGTGATTGACAAACACGCGCGTGATGTGAATTTCGAATTGGTGAGGGGATACAGCGTTTCAGGGATCGTCGTTGACGCGAATGGTAGTCCTGTTCCAGATGCGACAGTTTATCTGACTCCCTATCCAACGATTCTTCATAAGAATTTTATGTTGGAAGAAGACGTAACAACCACTGACGCGCAGGGCAACTTTACCTTATACAACCTGCCGCCGACTTCAAACAAAGAGAGCCGCATCGCCGCGGTTCATAAAGAACTTGGCAGCGGCGTAAGCGAGCCGTTTGATCCAAACGAAGGCGAGTTGGGACCATTTACGATTACGCTCAACGGTCTAAGCACCGTAGAAGGAATCGTCGTTGACGAAAGCGGCGCCGCAATTGCAGGCGCGATGGTTGATGTACATTCACCTGATCTCGCTTTAATGGCAACTGTTCCCGGAAGTCAGACGACGACTGGTTCTGATGGCGAATTTTCGATCACGCTACCAGCCATTCCTTCTTCAAGCGACAAGGCGCCTTTGTCAACATATCAATATCGAATATCTGCTATGTTGGAACCGCCCGACCGCGATATTACAAAATTCCAATTTGTTCAAAAAACAATCGAATTGAAGCCGGGTGAATCCAAAAATGTCACATTAGTTTTGCCTACACAAAAAGGTATTATCCGAGGACGAGTGACAAACCAATCAGGGACGCCAATAAGTGGTAGTATCGTTTATGCACGCAATCAGCGATACGGTGTTTTCACAGCCAACACCGATGAAAACGGTGTGTACTCTTTTGGAAAGTCGGAAGATACGCCTAATTCAACGCATTTCCTACACGCTGGTGTGTATGATTTGGAATTCATCGGCCCAGGCAACCCGACCCAGCGCGGTGCGTTGTATCAGGTCAAAACAGGCACGCTCAATGCGGATGTCGTATTGACCTCCAAAACCTGGCGCGTCACCGGCGGGGTGATCGACGCTGACACCCGCGAACCAATTCATCAACTCGGCATTTACGTCGAATCGGTCCCTATGGCTGAGCGCGCCCGGCCTTACCTCACCTCAATCCAGATCAATTCCTATGACGGAACCTATGAAGTTCCATTTTATGAGTATGGGCGCTACCGCTTGCGCTTTTATGCGGACGGCTACGATCCCCAGGCTGGAATCATTACCGTGGTCGAAACCTCCAAAGAGATACAAGTGCAAAACGTCGAACTGAAACGCACCGAGACGACTGGTTCGATCTACGGCCAGTTCGTCGCCCCCAGCGGGACGCAACTCGGTAAAGTCGAAGTCGTCGGTATTGGCGTGTTCCCAGCGAGCAACAATCAATTTAATATCGAAAACCTGCCGCCGGGCGGACACGACCTCGTGTTTTATCTCTTCGAAGTCGCCAGCCAGTCGTACACGCCAATCGGCGTCTTGACCAGCGTCACTGTCATGGCGGGCGGGAAAACCCAAATCGGCCCGGTCACCGCCGCCAACCTGCAAACCCGATATGTGAATCAGTAGTTTAGAATATTTTTTCTTGAACAGCCCTATATGATCCTAAAGAAAGTCGATTATTTGTTACTGCGTGTACCGCTACAACCAGTTGTGCTCACGCGGTAAACTGTGGGGCGGCTCTGTCCGTAATTTAGGTTAAGGACCAATTCATGGCTGAACCATCCCGTTACGCCCAGGCGGGCGTTGATATCGACGCTGGCGACCGCGTCAAAAAACGTATCATCCAACTCGCGCGCGACACTTTCACGCCTGGCGTACTCCATCGCGACGGCGCCTTCGGCGGCCTCTATTCGCTGGCGAACCTCAATCTCAAAAAGCCTGTGCTGGTGTCGAGCGTTGACGGCGTCGGCACCAAAGTCAAAGTCGCCACAATGTGCGGCGACCATAGCGGCATCGGCGCCGATTTAGTCAATCATTGCATTGACGATATCCTCACCTGCGGCGCCCAGCCGTTGTTGTTTCTCGATTATTACGCTTGCCACACGCTCGACGATTCGGTGCTGGTGCAAGTGGTCGAAGGCATGAGCGCAGCCTGCAAGGCGGCGGGCGTGTCGCTGATCGGCGGCGAGACCGCGCAGATGTCAGACGTGTATGCGAAAGATGAGTACGACCTCGCGGGAACCATCATCGGCGTGGTGGATGAAGACGACATCATCGACGGGCAATCAATAAAACCGGGCGATGTGATGTTCGGCTTGCCGTCGTCAGGACTGCACACCAACGGTTATACGCTGGCCCGCAAGGTGTTGTTTGATGAAGCCGGGCTACAAGTTGATGATACGCCGGACGGCTTCACCAAATCATTGGGCAAGACGCTGATCGAACCGCACCGCTGTTATCTGCCAGAATTCAACGCGGTGAAAGGTTCCGTCAAGATCAAAGGAATCGCCCATATTACGGGCGGCGGCTTTGAGGGCAACGTCCCCCGCGTATTGCCGGACGGCTGCGCCGCCCGCGTTGACGCCTCTGCATGGACGCCGCCTGCGGTGTTCCAACTCATGCAAGAGAAGGGCGCCGTCAGCCGCGACGAAATGTACAAAGTCTTCAATATGGGCATCGGCCTGATCTTCATCGTCTCGCCCTGCGATGCAGTCAAACTCGCGACGAAATTGCCGCAAGGGTGCAAGATCGGCGAGATCGAGCCGGGCGACGGCGTCCGAATGAACTTTGAATAATCTGATAAAATGGTGAAATGGGTGCAGCAGCGGTTGCAACAGTTGCGGCAAGCGCTTGATGCGCCCTGGCTGCCGTATTGTTTAGCGCTGTTGCCGTTGCTGCTCATCGCTCACTCATTTAACGACGGCTGGTATGGCGACGACTTCGTTCAGCGAACCTGGCTGATGGATTCAGCAGAGACCAACGCCCGCGCCGCGTGGCTGCTGCCTGATAATTCTCCTCCTTCAAATCGCTTTCACTATGCTATGTTTGAATTATTCAATTTCGCCGACGGTGGCGAACAGGTTCAACACTGGGTTGAGCGCGGCGTTATGCCCTGGTGGACGCACCCCGAGTTGCGGGTTCGCTTTTTTCGTCCGCTGAGTGGAATTACGCACTGGCTTGATTATACACTGTGGCCGGGTTCGCCATTCATCATGCATCTTCACAATGCGCTGTGGCTTTTTGTGATGGTATCCATTGCGATATTCACATTTCGTTTATTTCTCCCAAGCAAGGTTGCGTTGCTTGCGGGGGTGTTTTTCGCTCTCAATGATTGTCTTGCGGGCGCAGCATGGATCGCCGGACGAAATGCCCTGCTCAGCGCGGTGTTTGTCTTCGCGACGCTTTATTGCCATCATCGTTGGCGCACTGGTGAAAAACGCTTTTGCATTGCCGCGCTTCTTTCATTTCTTGCGGCGCTGTTGTCGTCTGAAAGCGGCGTGTGCGCGTTAGCGTTTCTGATTGCTTATACGGTTTTTATTGATCCACGTTCGGGCAAAAAACGCTGCTTGTCATTGCTGCCGTATATGGTGATTACAATTGTATGGAAAATTCTCTATGAATTGTTCGGGTATGGAGTCCAACATTCCGGCTTGTATGTATCACCATTGAACGTCGGCGAATTTTTGCTTGCTGTTTTTCAAACTTATCCAGCGCTGCTTCAATCGCTTGTCATACCCGACGCCTTTCATTACTCATTATCAATAGGCCTGAGTATCGGCGCGCTGTTGTTTGTGTTACTGCTTCCTGTTATTCAAACAAATCCGGTTGCGCGGTTTCTTCTTTTCGCAACCCTGCTGTCATTGGTTCCATTATGCGCTCATACATGGTCAACGAATATTGAGCGATTATTTTATATCCCTGCCTTTGGCGTGTGCGGATTATTCGCGATAGTCGTTATCTATTGGCATGAACGCTTATCGCATTTGATCAATCCATCAACGACGAAATTGGCCATGTCAATCGTCGTAACATTTGCTTTGGCTTTATCCGCTTATTCGATGTTTCAAAAAGCGGATAAACCCAAAAATGAACAAGCAGATTTGCTCCGTGCGGTTTCAGAGTATCAATTCAGCCAACTTAATGAAAACCACAGTATTTTTCTAATGGGGACGCCAAATTCAACCTGGCATTTTTATTATGCTTTTCTTCACAAACCAACGGTTGATGAAAAGACAATTGCGCGAGTTTATACACTGTTGCCTGATTTGAATGTTAGTTTTCTTAATACCGATGAAAACGAGATGATTGTTAATCTCAAAAATAATTGGACTCTTAGCGATTATGATTCTGTTTGGCGAAGCAAAAAGACGTTTCAATTTACCAATGGGCAGAGAATCAATGCAGGCGCCTTTGATGTGATCGTGTTAGAATCCGACGAACAATTGCGCCCGCAGAGATTGAAATTTGTTTTTGATGGTTCTCTGGCATCGACCCGGTATGATTGGCGCCAATGGCGTTTAGGCCGTTGGAACACAATGCCAATCGTAGTGGTGGAGTAGCCGCCCCTTTTATTGAGGGCGTTTCGATAGCAAAATAAGTCATTCATATTTCACAAAATACTTGCGAGGAAATCATGCCTGATTATAGATCCCGAACTACAACTCACGGACGCAATATGGCCGGAGCGCGCTCTCTCTGGCGCGCCACTGGAATGAAAGACGATGATTTTGGGAAACCAATCATCGCCGTAGTCAATTCGTTCGTCGAATTCGTCCCCGGTCACGTTCACTTAAAAGACCTTGGTCAAATGGTTGCGCGTGAGATCGAAGCGGCGGGCGGCGTCGCCAAAGAATTTAACACCATTGCTATCGACGACGGCATCGCCATGGGCCACGGCGGCATGTTGTATTCGCTGCCGTCGCGCGACCTGATCGCCGACAGCGTCGAATATATGGTCAACGCCCACTGCGCCGACGCGATGGTGTGCATCTCCAATTGCGACAAAATTACGCCCGGCATGTTGATGGCAGCCATGCGGCTTAATGTTCCCGCCGTGTTTGTTTCTGGCGGCCCGATGGAAGCGGGCAAAGCGGTGGTCGAAGGTAGCGAAAAGCGGTTGGACCTGATTTCAGCCATGGTCAAAGGCGCCGATCCCAATGTCTCTGACGAAGACGCCGAAGCCTATGAGCGCTCGTCCTGCCCCACCTGTGGATCGTGCTCGGGCATGTTTACCGCGAACTCGATGAACTGCCTTAATGAGGCGATTGGCCTGGCATTGCCCGGCAACGGCACCGTGGTCGCGACCCATTCAGACCGCAAGGAACTCTTTTTAAACGCGGGACGAATCATCGTTGATTTGACCAAGCGCTATTACGAAAAAAATGACGAAACCGCCCTGCCGCGCAGCATCGCCACATTCGAAGCGTTTGAAAACGCGATGCGGTTGGATATTGCAATGGGCGGTTCAACCAATACCATCCTCCACTTGCTCGCTATCGCCCAGGAA carries:
- a CDS encoding carboxypeptidase-like regulatory domain-containing protein, whose protein sequence is MRSTIVISLLLVLLIIAIIGGVVVYSPEQSTIVVTDTENPPADSFEVVSKPTPTAKAITANLDDATESQPSNLETFDPIQRAHDAVNSLTPIIQSASQRSWAGHVFNAVDQKPMAGVAVNLNGQVTDETSEGDGRFTAKLPSDIQSVSATLSYPGYNSVGGILNRDHNQNIFIMIPEGALFVEVIDNANRPVLFAQIEIKSNSGFWSKSVTADIRGRYFEPNPPDAGLTISASYQGYTDEGQATKIVEPPFLEKISLQLNRPYFSISGRVVDRDTQKGVEWVSLTATSKSVIRQEFVSTDKNGYYEFPDLLPSSYTIELAPKDDSFHVVPEQRSRVVRVIDKHARDVNFELVRGYSVSGIVVDANGSPVPDATVYLTPYPTILHKNFMLEEDVTTTDAQGNFTLYNLPPTSNKESRIAAVHKELGSGVSEPFDPNEGELGPFTITLNGLSTVEGIVVDESGAAIAGAMVDVHSPDLALMATVPGSQTTTGSDGEFSITLPAIPSSSDKAPLSTYQYRISAMLEPPDRDITKFQFVQKTIELKPGESKNVTLVLPTQKGIIRGRVTNQSGTPISGSIVYARNQRYGVFTANTDENGVYSFGKSEDTPNSTHFLHAGVYDLEFIGPGNPTQRGALYQVKTGTLNADVVLTSKTWRVTGGVIDADTREPIHQLGIYVESVPMAERARPYLTSIQINSYDGTYEVPFYEYGRYRLRFYADGYDPQAGIITVVETSKEIQVQNVELKRTETTGSIYGQFVAPSGTQLGKVEVVGIGVFPASNNQFNIENLPPGGHDLVFYLFEVASQSYTPIGVLTSVTVMAGGKTQIGPVTAANLQTRYVNQ
- the purM gene encoding phosphoribosylformylglycinamidine cyclo-ligase, whose translation is MAEPSRYAQAGVDIDAGDRVKKRIIQLARDTFTPGVLHRDGAFGGLYSLANLNLKKPVLVSSVDGVGTKVKVATMCGDHSGIGADLVNHCIDDILTCGAQPLLFLDYYACHTLDDSVLVQVVEGMSAACKAAGVSLIGGETAQMSDVYAKDEYDLAGTIIGVVDEDDIIDGQSIKPGDVMFGLPSSGLHTNGYTLARKVLFDEAGLQVDDTPDGFTKSLGKTLIEPHRCYLPEFNAVKGSVKIKGIAHITGGGFEGNVPRVLPDGCAARVDASAWTPPAVFQLMQEKGAVSRDEMYKVFNMGIGLIFIVSPCDAVKLATKLPQGCKIGEIEPGDGVRMNFE